From the Streptomyces syringium genome, one window contains:
- a CDS encoding LysR family transcriptional regulator, whose product MGRVELRELECFLVLAEELHFGRTGERLYLTQSRVSQLLRALETRIGARLFERTSRRVALTPLGESFLAGLRPAYDALKGTVEEAREAARGVAGRLRVGFQGTADGRVMAAIDAFQRDHPGCAVDITEIPLSDPFGAVHRGEVDTAIVLLPVREPGLALGPVFSRQRQTLAVSVRHPFADRSSLSAEDLADCPLVAPAGTAPGYWREAQAPAVTPGGRPVPRGPLVTTLQEGLTQVAANRGGMLLCRPTADYHGRGDITFVPVTGLPDSALGLVRRRDADTARLRAFAAAVAAAAEAR is encoded by the coding sequence GTGGGACGCGTGGAATTGCGGGAGCTGGAGTGCTTCCTGGTGCTCGCCGAGGAGTTGCACTTCGGCCGCACCGGCGAGCGGCTGTATCTGACGCAGAGCCGGGTCAGTCAGCTGTTGCGGGCGCTGGAGACCCGTATCGGCGCGCGCCTGTTCGAGCGCACCAGCCGCCGGGTCGCCCTCACCCCGCTCGGCGAGAGCTTCCTCGCCGGGCTGCGGCCCGCCTACGACGCGCTCAAGGGCACGGTCGAGGAGGCCCGCGAAGCCGCGCGCGGGGTGGCGGGCCGGCTGAGGGTCGGTTTCCAGGGCACGGCCGACGGCCGGGTCATGGCGGCCATCGACGCCTTCCAGCGGGACCACCCGGGGTGTGCGGTCGACATTACGGAGATCCCGCTGTCCGACCCGTTCGGCGCGGTCCACCGGGGCGAGGTCGACACCGCCATCGTGCTGTTGCCCGTGCGGGAGCCGGGCCTCGCGCTCGGCCCGGTCTTCTCCCGGCAGCGGCAGACCCTCGCCGTGTCGGTACGCCATCCCTTCGCCGACCGCTCCTCGCTGTCCGCCGAGGACCTCGCCGACTGCCCCCTCGTCGCCCCCGCCGGCACCGCGCCCGGCTACTGGCGCGAGGCCCAGGCCCCGGCGGTGACGCCCGGCGGGCGGCCCGTACCCCGGGGCCCGCTGGTGACCACGCTCCAGGAGGGCCTGACGCAGGTCGCGGCGAACCGTGGCGGAATGCTGCTGTGCCGGCCGACGGCCGACTACCACGGCCGGGGCGACATCACCTTCGTGCCCGTCACCGGCCTGCCGGACTCGGCTCTCGGCCTCGTCCGCCGCCGCGACGCGGACACGGCCCGGCTGCGGGCCTTCGCCGCCGCGGTGGCCGCTGCCGCGGAGGCGCGGTGA
- a CDS encoding amino acid ABC transporter permease has translation MPEAIKAIPVRHYGRWVSAVLVLGLLALLVNAFATANVNYSAIPDYLFNSTVVEGLGKTVLISVLAMVLGLVLGILLAVMRLSKNPVTSSVSWAYIWFFRGTPVYVQLLLWFNLALIFPYINLGFIYRDEMSDFMTPFMAALLGLGLNEAAYMSEIVRAGIQSVDEGQTEASHALGMNQGKTLRRIVLPQAMRVIVPPTGNEFINMLKTSSLAASAAQYLELLRSTSDIGQTTGATVEMLFLAATWYLILTSVFSVGQYYLERHYARGSLRSLPLTPWQKVKKNLATFSHRSPEGMSA, from the coding sequence ATGCCGGAGGCCATCAAGGCCATCCCCGTCCGGCACTACGGCCGCTGGGTCTCCGCCGTCCTCGTGCTCGGTCTGCTGGCGCTGCTGGTGAACGCCTTCGCCACGGCGAACGTGAACTACAGCGCGATCCCCGACTACCTCTTCAATTCGACGGTCGTCGAGGGCCTCGGCAAGACGGTCCTGATCTCCGTGCTCGCGATGGTGCTGGGCCTCGTGCTCGGCATCCTGCTGGCCGTGATGCGGCTGTCGAAGAACCCGGTGACGTCGTCCGTCTCCTGGGCCTACATCTGGTTCTTCCGGGGCACCCCGGTCTACGTCCAGCTGCTGCTGTGGTTCAACCTCGCGCTGATCTTCCCGTACATCAATCTCGGTTTCATCTACCGGGACGAGATGAGCGACTTCATGACCCCGTTCATGGCCGCGCTGCTCGGCCTGGGGCTCAATGAGGCCGCGTACATGTCGGAGATCGTCCGTGCGGGCATCCAGTCGGTCGACGAGGGCCAGACCGAGGCCTCGCACGCGCTGGGCATGAACCAGGGCAAGACGCTGCGCCGCATCGTGCTGCCGCAGGCGATGCGGGTGATCGTGCCGCCGACCGGCAACGAGTTCATCAACATGCTCAAGACCTCGTCGCTGGCGGCGAGCGCGGCCCAGTACCTGGAGCTGCTGCGGTCCACCTCGGACATCGGCCAGACCACCGGCGCCACCGTGGAGATGCTCTTCCTCGCGGCCACCTGGTACCTGATCCTGACCAGCGTCTTCAGCGTCGGCCAGTACTACCTCGAGCGGCACTACGCCCGTGGCTCGCTGCGCAGCCTGCCGCTCACCCCGTGGCAGAAGGTCAAGAAGAACCTGGCCACCTTCAGCCACCGTTCCCCGGAAGGTATGAGCGCATGA
- a CDS encoding amino acid ABC transporter ATP-binding protein — MNAMVKAEGVHKSFGAAHILKGIDLEVAPREVFCLIGPSGSGKSTFLRCINHLEKINAGRLSVDGELVGYRQKGDKLYELKDSEVALKRRDIGMVFQRFNLFPHMTALANVMEAPMQVKGVSKSVARERALKLLDRVGLADKAGNYPSQLSGGQQQRVAIARALAMEPKLMLFDEPTSALDPELVGDVLDVMRGLAEDGMTMIVVTHEMGFAREVGDALVFMDNGVVVESGHPRDVLTNPQHDRTKSFLSKVL; from the coding sequence ATGAACGCGATGGTGAAGGCCGAGGGCGTCCACAAGTCCTTCGGCGCCGCTCACATCCTCAAGGGCATCGACCTCGAGGTCGCCCCGCGTGAGGTGTTCTGCCTGATCGGCCCGTCCGGCTCCGGCAAGTCCACCTTCCTGCGGTGCATCAACCACCTGGAGAAGATCAACGCGGGTCGGCTGTCCGTCGACGGCGAGCTGGTCGGCTACCGCCAGAAGGGTGACAAGCTCTACGAGCTCAAGGACAGCGAGGTCGCCCTGAAGCGGCGGGACATCGGCATGGTGTTCCAGCGCTTCAACCTCTTCCCGCACATGACCGCGCTGGCCAACGTCATGGAAGCCCCCATGCAGGTCAAGGGGGTCTCCAAGTCGGTGGCCCGGGAGCGGGCGCTGAAGCTGCTGGACCGGGTGGGCCTCGCCGACAAGGCGGGCAACTACCCCTCCCAGCTCTCCGGCGGCCAGCAGCAGCGCGTGGCGATCGCCCGCGCGCTGGCCATGGAGCCGAAGCTGATGCTCTTCGACGAGCCGACCTCCGCGCTCGACCCGGAGCTGGTCGGTGACGTCCTGGACGTCATGCGGGGTCTGGCCGAGGACGGCATGACGATGATCGTCGTCACGCACGAGATGGGCTTCGCCCGCGAGGTCGGCGACGCGCTGGTCTTCATGGACAACGGCGTGGTGGTCGAGTCCGGCCACCCGCGCGACGTCCTGACCAACCCGCAGCACGACCGGACGAAGTCGTTCCTGTCGAAGGTGCTCTGA
- a CDS encoding GNAT family N-acetyltransferase: protein MTADFLVRPARPADARTLAELRWTFKQEDYEGRPPAPARHLEEAEHWIRDRIGDGRWLAWVTETDGEICGHVFLCLVERMPEPYEDNNPVGYVTNFFVMPSQRNKGAGSALLEALKQHSRGAGLEGLIVWPSERSTPLYQRSGFQPSEELLELALDT from the coding sequence ATGACCGCAGATTTCCTCGTGCGTCCGGCCCGGCCGGCCGATGCCCGGACCTTGGCCGAGCTGCGTTGGACGTTCAAGCAGGAGGACTACGAGGGCCGACCGCCGGCTCCTGCCCGGCACCTGGAAGAGGCCGAGCACTGGATCCGCGACCGGATCGGCGACGGCCGCTGGTTGGCCTGGGTCACGGAGACCGACGGCGAAATCTGCGGTCACGTCTTCCTCTGTCTGGTGGAGCGGATGCCGGAGCCCTACGAGGACAACAATCCGGTCGGCTATGTCACGAACTTCTTCGTCATGCCGTCACAACGGAACAAAGGAGCGGGCTCGGCGCTCCTTGAGGCGCTGAAGCAGCACTCACGCGGCGCGGGCCTCGAAGGCCTGATCGTCTGGCCGTCGGAGCGCAGCACCCCGCTCTATCAGCGGTCCGGTTTCCAGCCTTCGGAGGAACTGCTGGAACTCGCACTCGACACCTGA
- the sodN gene encoding superoxide dismutase, Ni codes for MLSRLFAPKVKVSAHCDLPCGVYDPAQARIEAESVKAVQEKYLANEDAHFRARATVIKEQRAELAKHHVSVLWSDYFKPPHFEKYPQLHQLVNDTLKALSTAKASTDPKTGEKALELIAEIDKIFWETKKA; via the coding sequence ATGCTTTCCCGCCTGTTCGCCCCCAAGGTGAAGGTCAGCGCCCACTGCGACCTCCCCTGCGGCGTGTACGACCCTGCCCAGGCCCGCATCGAGGCCGAGTCGGTCAAGGCAGTCCAGGAGAAGTACCTGGCCAACGAGGACGCGCACTTCCGCGCCCGCGCCACGGTCATCAAGGAGCAGCGCGCGGAGCTGGCCAAGCACCACGTCTCGGTGCTCTGGAGCGACTACTTCAAGCCCCCGCACTTCGAGAAGTACCCCCAGCTCCACCAGCTGGTCAACGACACCCTGAAGGCCCTGAGCACCGCCAAGGCCTCGACGGACCCGAAGACCGGTGAGAAGGCGCTGGAGCTCATCGCGGAGATCGACAAGATCTTCTGGGAGACGAAGAAGGCGTGA
- a CDS encoding ABC transporter substrate-binding protein yields the protein MTASSIHRPAAARSRLAAAGAIAVAGALLLTGCGDQRNKSTVGGDQTVKGSSAPLFAKLPKNIQDAGVIKVGSDIAYPPVEFKKDGKVVGLDPDIAAALGKELGVKFEFNNGTFDSLLIGMRSKRYDIAMSAMTDSKDRQNGIDSKTGKKISEGVDFVDYFTAGVSIYTKKGDTKGIESWDDLCGKKIAVQRGTVSNDLAKSESEKCEKDDKDAIEIEAFDTDLEAQTRLKAGGVDAVSSDFPVAAYAVKTSGGGKDFETVGEQVEAAPYGIAVSKDNTQLRDALRAALEAIIKNGAYEKVIKTWGVEAGAVKEAKINGGS from the coding sequence ATGACCGCAAGCTCCATCCATCGCCCGGCTGCCGCCAGGAGTCGTTTGGCCGCCGCCGGCGCGATCGCGGTCGCCGGCGCTCTCCTGCTGACCGGTTGTGGCGATCAGCGGAACAAGTCGACCGTCGGCGGCGACCAGACCGTCAAGGGCTCCTCGGCCCCCCTCTTCGCGAAGCTGCCGAAGAACATCCAGGACGCCGGGGTCATCAAGGTCGGCTCCGACATCGCCTACCCGCCGGTGGAATTCAAGAAGGACGGCAAGGTCGTCGGTCTCGACCCCGACATCGCCGCCGCGCTGGGCAAGGAACTCGGGGTGAAGTTCGAGTTCAACAACGGCACCTTCGACTCGCTGCTGATCGGTATGCGCTCCAAGCGCTACGACATCGCGATGTCCGCGATGACCGACTCCAAGGACCGGCAGAACGGCATCGACTCCAAGACCGGCAAGAAGATCAGTGAGGGCGTCGACTTCGTCGACTACTTCACCGCCGGTGTCTCGATCTACACCAAGAAGGGCGACACCAAGGGCATCGAGTCCTGGGACGACCTCTGCGGCAAGAAGATCGCGGTCCAGCGTGGCACTGTCTCGAACGACCTGGCCAAGTCCGAGTCCGAGAAGTGCGAGAAGGACGACAAGGACGCCATCGAGATCGAGGCCTTCGACACCGACCTGGAGGCGCAGACCCGTCTCAAGGCCGGTGGCGTCGACGCCGTCTCCAGCGACTTCCCCGTCGCCGCCTACGCGGTGAAGACCTCCGGCGGCGGCAAGGACTTCGAGACGGTCGGCGAGCAGGTCGAGGCCGCTCCGTACGGCATCGCCGTCTCCAAGGACAACACGCAGCTGCGGGACGCCCTCCGGGCGGCCCTCGAAGCGATCATCAAGAACGGTGCGTACGAGAAGGTCATCAAGACCTGGGGCGTCGAAGCCGGCGCCGTCAAGGAAGCCAAGATCAACGGCGGTTCCTGA
- a CDS encoding MFS transporter, which produces MSKINESAGGWPAVTAVAAATFSVVTTEMLPVGLLTPIGADLGVSAGTAGLTMTVPGLVAAVAAPLVTAAAGRWDRRWVLVALMGLLAAANLLSACATDITVLVALRVLVGVCIGGVWAVAAGLAVRLVPEGSVGPATSLIFSGIAVASVLGVPAGTLTGELGGWRASFAVMGAVSLAVAAALAVTLPPLPAERAARLGDVPELLRHARVRVGLLVILLLVTGHFAGYTFVRPVLERVPGTDAGLITALLLAYGVAGVAGNFLAGAAVVRGPRTVLVVICAALGLVMPAVTVAGGGPVGAAVLMVVWGLAYGGVSVSTQSWLLAAAPGARETASALFVAVFNVAISLGALLGGRAVDTVSLSGALWLGGLLAAGALVTAAATRAARPAVRV; this is translated from the coding sequence ATGTCGAAGATCAACGAATCCGCGGGTGGCTGGCCCGCCGTCACGGCGGTCGCCGCCGCCACGTTCTCGGTCGTCACGACCGAGATGCTGCCGGTCGGACTGCTCACCCCGATCGGGGCCGACCTCGGTGTCTCGGCCGGTACGGCCGGGCTCACGATGACGGTTCCCGGGCTGGTGGCCGCGGTGGCCGCGCCCCTGGTCACGGCGGCGGCGGGGCGCTGGGACCGGCGGTGGGTGCTGGTCGCCCTGATGGGGCTGCTGGCGGCGGCGAATCTGCTGTCGGCGTGCGCGACGGACATCACGGTGCTGGTGGCGCTGCGGGTTCTGGTGGGGGTCTGCATCGGCGGCGTCTGGGCCGTCGCGGCGGGGCTGGCGGTACGGCTCGTACCGGAGGGGTCCGTCGGGCCCGCCACCTCACTGATCTTCAGCGGGATCGCGGTGGCGTCGGTGCTGGGCGTACCGGCCGGCACGCTGACCGGCGAACTCGGCGGCTGGCGGGCCTCCTTCGCCGTCATGGGGGCCGTGTCGCTGGCCGTCGCGGCCGCGCTCGCCGTGACGCTGCCGCCGCTGCCCGCCGAACGGGCGGCCCGGCTCGGGGACGTCCCGGAACTGCTGCGGCACGCGCGCGTGCGGGTCGGGCTGCTCGTCATCCTGCTGCTGGTGACCGGGCACTTCGCGGGTTACACCTTCGTGCGGCCCGTGCTGGAGCGGGTGCCGGGGACCGACGCCGGGCTGATCACCGCGTTGCTGCTGGCGTACGGAGTGGCGGGCGTGGCCGGGAACTTCCTCGCCGGGGCGGCGGTCGTACGCGGCCCCCGCACGGTCCTGGTGGTGATCTGCGCGGCACTGGGTCTGGTGATGCCGGCGGTGACGGTCGCCGGAGGCGGTCCGGTGGGGGCGGCCGTGCTGATGGTCGTGTGGGGGCTGGCCTACGGAGGGGTGTCGGTCAGCACACAGAGCTGGCTGCTGGCGGCGGCGCCCGGAGCGCGGGAGACGGCCTCGGCGCTGTTCGTCGCGGTGTTCAACGTGGCGATCTCGCTGGGGGCGCTGCTGGGCGGCCGGGCCGTGGACACGGTCTCGCTGTCCGGCGCGCTGTGGCTGGGCGGCCTGCTGGCGGCGGGGGCGCTGGTGACGGCGGCCGCGACGCGGGCGGCGCGGCCTGCCGTACGGGTGTGA
- a CDS encoding RNA polymerase sigma factor SigF, with product MTASATELSAAATQRSEEAVGGLPYIEDATTVAPRDARDLSKIFFDRLQELEEGTHEYQYARNTLIEINLSLVRFAASRFRSRGDQMEDIVQVGTIGLIKAIDRFDLAREVEFTTFAVPYIVGEIKRHFRDTSWSVHVPRRLQELRVDLAKATGELSQSLDHTPTAAELAEYLGLSQEEVIEGIVASNGYTAGSIDAPVDEGSEQAGATYADRLGELDPALEGVENVHALKPLIANLSERDREILRMRFGGEMTQSEIGAELGISQMHVSRLLARILTKLRAGLLGRV from the coding sequence ATCACGGCATCTGCGACAGAGCTTTCTGCGGCTGCTACGCAGCGGTCCGAAGAAGCGGTCGGGGGGCTGCCGTATATCGAGGACGCGACCACTGTGGCCCCGCGCGACGCCCGAGATCTGTCGAAGATCTTCTTCGACCGGCTCCAGGAGCTCGAAGAGGGCACGCACGAATACCAGTACGCGCGGAACACCCTGATCGAAATCAATCTCTCGCTCGTGCGCTTCGCGGCGTCGCGCTTCCGCAGCCGGGGCGACCAGATGGAGGACATCGTCCAGGTCGGCACCATAGGACTGATCAAGGCGATCGACCGCTTCGACCTGGCGCGCGAGGTGGAGTTCACCACCTTCGCCGTCCCCTACATCGTGGGCGAGATCAAGCGTCACTTCCGGGACACGAGCTGGTCCGTGCACGTGCCCCGCCGTCTTCAGGAACTGCGCGTCGACCTCGCCAAGGCCACCGGAGAACTCTCCCAGAGCCTCGATCACACCCCGACCGCCGCCGAGCTCGCCGAATACCTCGGGCTGAGCCAGGAAGAGGTCATAGAGGGGATCGTCGCGAGCAACGGCTACACCGCCGGGTCGATCGACGCCCCCGTCGACGAGGGCTCCGAACAGGCCGGCGCCACCTACGCCGACCGGCTCGGCGAGCTGGACCCTGCCCTGGAGGGCGTGGAGAACGTGCACGCGCTCAAGCCGCTGATCGCCAATCTGAGCGAGCGCGACCGGGAGATCCTGCGCATGCGCTTCGGCGGCGAGATGACGCAGTCGGAGATCGGCGCGGAGCTGGGTATCTCGCAGATGCACGTGTCGCGGCTGCTGGCCCGCATTCTGACGAAGCTACGGGCGGGACTGCTGGGGCGGGTGTAG
- the sodX gene encoding nickel-type superoxide dismutase maturation protease translates to MQEQVDERGQELERERRGLLRIGLAEVYNPSMVPTLNPGDQILVQYGATVRPGDVVVLRHPFRQDLLIVKRAVERRAGGWWVVGDNPLVENDSREFGTVPDEFVVARARLRLRRPPGAGQRSAVALLSWIASAVRPLTAEPSSGRTASWLSRRLRAR, encoded by the coding sequence GTGCAGGAGCAGGTGGACGAGCGCGGTCAGGAGCTGGAGCGCGAGCGTCGGGGACTGCTGCGGATCGGGCTCGCCGAGGTCTACAACCCGTCGATGGTGCCGACGCTGAACCCCGGGGACCAGATCCTCGTCCAGTACGGGGCGACCGTCCGGCCGGGTGACGTGGTGGTGCTGCGGCACCCGTTCCGGCAGGATCTGCTGATCGTCAAGCGCGCGGTCGAGCGGCGGGCCGGCGGGTGGTGGGTGGTGGGGGACAACCCGCTGGTGGAGAACGACAGCCGGGAGTTCGGCACCGTGCCGGACGAGTTCGTGGTGGCCCGCGCCCGGCTGCGGCTGCGGCGGCCGCCCGGGGCGGGTCAGCGGTCGGCGGTCGCGCTGCTGTCCTGGATCGCCTCGGCCGTGCGGCCGCTGACGGCCGAGCCGTCCTCCGGGCGCACGGCTTCCTGGCTCTCGCGGCGCTTGCGGGCGCGGTAG
- a CDS encoding ATP-binding protein has product MVVIESPEGDAAGARHATAEFLARHCPWADLEAVVLVVSELVANAIRHTDGWWRLCVRAARGLLVVEIADASPRPPEPRAPSLTGGGGLGWHMVQRLATRVEVDQRPEGKTVRATWLRPAPSMPTPTGPSADADRTLTGVRTGVRG; this is encoded by the coding sequence ATGGTTGTCATCGAATCCCCCGAGGGGGACGCCGCCGGGGCCCGCCACGCGACGGCGGAGTTCCTGGCCCGGCACTGCCCGTGGGCCGACCTCGAGGCCGTCGTGCTCGTCGTCTCCGAGCTGGTCGCCAACGCCATCCGGCACACGGACGGCTGGTGGCGGCTGTGCGTACGGGCCGCCAGAGGGCTCCTCGTGGTGGAGATCGCCGACGCCAGCCCCCGGCCGCCGGAGCCGCGCGCGCCGAGCCTCACCGGCGGCGGTGGGTTGGGCTGGCACATGGTGCAGCGGCTGGCCACCCGGGTGGAGGTGGACCAGCGCCCGGAGGGCAAGACGGTGCGGGCCACATGGCTGCGGCCCGCACCGTCCATGCCGACACCGACAGGGCCGTCGGCTGATGCTGACAGGACGCTGACAGGAGTACGGACAGGAGTACGAGGCTGA
- a CDS encoding CGNR zinc finger domain-containing protein, giving the protein MELAYYSDYAVRLVNSEEPTRGTDALTSVEAVRELFGAGAQGARRATDSDVTRLRSVRARLRSVFEAASEGDEVRAVDLLNALLMEFPVSPQVSGHEFRDEDGRPKWHMHIADHAVNAGASYTATACMGLAVHLTEYGVDRLGICQASPCRNAYLDTSTNRSRRYCSDRCATRANVAAYRARKRRESQEAVRPEDGSAVSGRTAEAIQDSSATADR; this is encoded by the coding sequence GTGGAACTGGCCTATTACTCGGACTATGCCGTGCGGCTGGTCAACAGCGAGGAGCCGACGCGCGGCACCGACGCGCTCACCTCCGTCGAGGCCGTGCGGGAGCTGTTCGGCGCGGGCGCCCAGGGCGCGCGGCGCGCGACCGACAGCGACGTCACCCGGCTGCGATCGGTCCGGGCCCGGCTGCGCTCGGTGTTCGAGGCGGCGTCCGAGGGCGACGAGGTGCGGGCCGTGGACCTGCTCAACGCGCTGCTGATGGAGTTCCCGGTCAGCCCCCAGGTGTCGGGCCACGAGTTCCGCGACGAGGACGGCCGTCCCAAGTGGCACATGCACATCGCCGACCACGCGGTGAACGCCGGCGCGTCCTACACCGCGACCGCCTGCATGGGCCTCGCCGTGCACCTCACGGAGTACGGGGTCGACCGCCTCGGCATCTGCCAGGCGAGCCCCTGCCGCAACGCCTACCTCGACACCTCCACCAACCGCTCGCGCCGCTACTGCTCCGACCGCTGCGCCACCCGCGCCAACGTCGCCGCCTACCGCGCCCGCAAGCGCCGCGAGAGCCAGGAAGCCGTGCGCCCGGAGGACGGCTCGGCCGTCAGCGGCCGCACGGCCGAGGCGATCCAGGACAGCAGCGCGACCGCCGACCGCTGA
- a CDS encoding DUF3592 domain-containing protein, whose protein sequence is MFDVFALALPSLLAAGGIAAMIWAVVRLRRLRSAWRSGLTADAVCLRSYATTRTRRNGMHRSSTTTLTHLYEFSTPEGQTLRFEESGGPSSVVPGDTVPVRYPAGRPDRATAIPPGDTKTLVGIGVLLAFLTVFITACVGFGIFYLTVFGGLKDKAKDVIERSEDGVNAPAHSPSAPALPTGPPEDFPTGPPDGFPTGPPDGFPTGPPKGFPTDLPTGFPDER, encoded by the coding sequence ATGTTCGATGTCTTCGCCCTGGCGCTGCCCAGTCTGCTGGCCGCCGGCGGTATCGCGGCGATGATCTGGGCGGTCGTCCGGTTACGGCGGCTCAGATCCGCCTGGCGCAGCGGGCTCACCGCCGACGCCGTCTGTCTGCGTTCGTACGCGACCACGCGGACCCGGCGGAACGGCATGCACCGCAGCAGCACCACCACGCTGACGCACCTCTACGAGTTCAGCACTCCCGAGGGGCAGACGCTGCGCTTCGAGGAGTCGGGTGGGCCGTCGTCGGTCGTCCCCGGGGACACGGTCCCCGTGCGCTACCCGGCCGGGCGGCCCGACCGGGCGACCGCGATTCCGCCCGGTGACACGAAGACGCTGGTGGGCATCGGCGTACTGCTCGCCTTCCTCACCGTCTTCATCACCGCTTGCGTGGGGTTCGGCATCTTCTACCTGACCGTCTTCGGCGGTTTGAAGGACAAGGCCAAGGACGTCATCGAACGGTCGGAGGACGGGGTGAACGCCCCCGCCCACAGCCCCAGCGCCCCCGCTCTGCCCACCGGCCCGCCGGAAGACTTTCCCACCGGGCCGCCGGACGGCTTCCCCACCGGGCCGCCGGACGGCTTCCCGACCGGCCCGCCCAAGGGCTTCCCGACCGATCTGCCCACCGGCTTCCCCGACGAGCGATAG
- a CDS encoding phosphotransferase family protein, with product MTPRTPRTHWNDLPRPLRAAVEARTGPVVAVGTVPHGLNCATATSLTTARGSTFVKGAPLCDAEACAAQRWEAAVNPYVLGVGPRLRWRIAADGWELLGFEHVEGRHADLSPGSADLPLVAEILRTAQTVRAPRDAAVPRFADRWTRFLGHGELRLLHGETLLHTDTHPHNLMVTDDRAYLVDWATPALGPAWVDVAYTAVRLLEADCVPDDVRKWAARFDCWTSADPRAVAAFVSANCRQWETVVGLAAARPSNARFAALLTMV from the coding sequence ATGACACCCCGCACTCCCCGCACTCACTGGAACGACCTCCCCCGTCCCCTCCGCGCCGCCGTCGAAGCCCGCACCGGGCCCGTCGTCGCCGTGGGCACCGTCCCGCACGGCCTCAACTGCGCCACGGCCACCAGCCTGACCACGGCCCGGGGTTCGACGTTCGTGAAGGGCGCACCCTTGTGCGACGCCGAGGCGTGCGCCGCGCAGCGGTGGGAAGCGGCGGTCAACCCGTACGTCCTCGGCGTCGGCCCCCGGCTCCGCTGGCGGATCGCGGCCGACGGCTGGGAGTTGCTCGGGTTCGAGCACGTCGAGGGGCGGCACGCGGATCTGTCACCCGGGTCGGCCGACCTGCCGCTGGTCGCGGAGATACTCCGTACGGCCCAGACCGTCCGCGCCCCGCGAGACGCCGCCGTACCGAGGTTCGCCGACCGTTGGACGCGGTTCCTCGGCCACGGGGAACTCCGCCTCCTGCACGGTGAGACGCTCCTGCACACGGACACCCACCCGCACAACCTCATGGTCACCGACGACCGGGCGTATCTCGTCGACTGGGCGACGCCCGCACTCGGCCCCGCCTGGGTGGACGTCGCCTACACGGCCGTACGGCTGCTCGAAGCCGACTGCGTCCCCGATGACGTCCGGAAATGGGCCGCCCGTTTTGACTGCTGGACCTCGGCGGATCCCCGAGCCGTGGCGGCGTTCGTCTCGGCGAACTGCCGCCAGTGGGAGACCGTCGTCGGCCTGGCCGCGGCGCGCCCGAGCAACGCCCGATTCGCCGCGCTGCTCACCATGGTGTGA
- a CDS encoding class I SAM-dependent methyltransferase, protein MTETPNTDWNAWQTSWDRQQEWYLPDREERFRVMLDMVEAFAGAEARVLDLACGTGSISGRLLERFPKAVSVGVDLDPALLAIARGTFADEPRVTFVTADLTDPAWTAKLPYDSYDAVLTATALHWLHVEPLRALYGQLAGLVREGGVFLNADHMPDEATPRINAADRAQRHARMDRAKAEGALDWRAWWELAAADPVLAGPTAERFEIYGEHAEGETPSADWHAATLREAGFAEARTVWRSPSDAMVLALK, encoded by the coding sequence ATGACCGAGACGCCCAACACGGACTGGAACGCCTGGCAGACCAGCTGGGACCGCCAGCAGGAGTGGTACCTCCCGGACCGCGAGGAGCGGTTCCGCGTCATGCTCGACATGGTCGAGGCCTTCGCCGGGGCCGAGGCGCGGGTGCTGGACCTCGCCTGCGGCACGGGCTCGATCTCCGGCCGGCTGCTGGAGCGCTTCCCCAAGGCCGTCTCCGTCGGCGTCGACCTCGACCCCGCCCTGCTCGCCATCGCCCGCGGCACCTTCGCCGACGAGCCGCGCGTGACGTTCGTGACCGCCGACCTCACCGACCCCGCCTGGACCGCCAAGCTGCCGTACGACTCCTACGACGCCGTCCTGACCGCCACCGCCCTGCACTGGCTCCACGTCGAACCACTGCGCGCGCTGTACGGACAGCTCGCCGGGCTCGTCCGCGAGGGCGGCGTCTTCCTCAACGCCGACCACATGCCGGACGAGGCGACGCCCCGGATCAACGCCGCCGACCGCGCCCAGCGGCACGCCCGCATGGACCGCGCCAAGGCCGAGGGCGCCCTCGACTGGCGTGCCTGGTGGGAGCTGGCCGCCGCCGATCCGGTGCTGGCCGGGCCCACCGCCGAGCGGTTCGAGATCTACGGCGAGCACGCCGAAGGCGAGACGCCCTCCGCCGACTGGCACGCGGCGACCCTGCGCGAAGCCGGGTTCGCGGAGGCCCGCACGGTGTGGCGCTCGCCCTCCGATGCCATGGTGCTCGCGCTCAAGTAG